The following are encoded in a window of Colletotrichum lupini chromosome 3, complete sequence genomic DNA:
- a CDS encoding tetratricopeptide, protein MSGANAVLKAIGDSVKQQKWDDAIQKATDFLEREPKNYQATIFLAFALDKKSRVDDAEKAYKSAASLRPKDSQAWQGLIKLYEKQDRKRLAAYQQAAISLAEIYRDAEDMYKCQDVIDKFIDFARSQGDTSQYIEALSVILPGSPIYPALEGRVPHPAKTYETMAQMIETDEKKRINTLIGERRTRIGARLTEVTLEVKREVIAQSKLEFVYHQLINWTNDDDLRRKYEEKLLQYCYDRLLVAPHGPEKGQALQAVLKLALDMVIIKHPFRLAWEIAIDYKDAKEIKEWDVNMLRDYCTFFPETDLYKVITGFLTSSISPFPKPTPAALEAEETEEESEDDEGGGVSMVPLTEQDRILMMTEGITTSNSLFAHRLMGEYYQHLEEYETTVELMRKSMGHIKTERNKTGMSFQNTHDAFSLYLATGLVFFQSPRHHTEAKSLFEGVLSHDPSSTPALIGVGLIYEEEEDYDDAIDFFGRALERDPSNLRVKTESAWVQALKGDFETAKAELEDSLPLIEEMPTPSKELLAQTQYRLGSCIWNIDTSKAARKSRTGAYLYFLDALKNNLNFAPAYTSLGVYYADYAKDKKRARRCFQKAVELSASEVEAAKRLAESFADEGDWDRVELVAQRVVDSGKVKPPPGSKRKGISWPFSALGVAELNKQDFHKSIVSFQSALRIHPEDYHSWVGLGESYYSSGRYIAATKAILNAQKLEETAPAETLGDTWFTKYMLANVKRELAEFDEAVALYQDVIEGRPDEDGVAIALIQTMVDSALDSVEKGLFGKAVHLAIDTIDFASKAAPSVTETFNFWKSLADACSVFSAVQSRAVDFPADVIMTLIDSGDKEAYDLFADVDNVGTGVISAKGLFSEDERLGVDLTRCIHATILCHKRAIHVSANDLHAQAVAYYNLGWAEHRAHICLPSSIRKKSSVYLKTAMKCFKRAIELEAGNPDFWNSLGVVTSEVNPAVSQHSFVRSLHLNERSPAAWTNLGTLALLQNDVQLANEAFNRAQSTDPDYAHAWLGQGFVALLYGKVKEARGLFTHAMEIAEASSVLTRRQYSVAVFDFILGTTSANIASLIQPIFGLGQLNSLKPQDLAYGHLSAMFLERTHDTGKAVETLEKICGILESDYEVTESPQSLAHFALAKTDLARSYLAAGAFEQAIECGEMAIQLSADESDNELSREERKKARLSAHLTVGLAQYYSEDVNEALLCFESALEESDNNPDAVCLLAQVLWATGAEESREKARVALFEVIEKQPDHVQSVLLLGVIAILDNDEESVEAVVSELQGLRTSHNVGDAEQSQIGEVLNAIAKLGDSSTEEDVMTQIQTDIMLYPHLPHGWSNLAEFSGEQHAAAMALTVAKKAAPPRGTLEAESLAKAYAGTGVAADAQTAIFLAPWKPDGWNSLREAVYGS, encoded by the exons ATGTCCGGGGCCAATGCTGTGCTGAAGGCCATTGGCGACTCCGTGAAGCAGCAAAAATGGGATGATGCTATTCAGAAGGCGACTGACTTTCTTGAGCGGGAGCCAAAGAACTACCAAGC GACCATCTTCCTCGCTTTTGCCCTCGACAAGAAGAGCCGTGTCGATGACGCGGAGAAGGCTTACAAGTCTGCGGCTTCCCTACGACCAAAGGACAGCCAGGCATGGCAAGGTCTCATCAAGCTCTACGAGAAGCAAGACCGCAAACGCTTAGCCGCCTACCAGCAGGCTGCCATCAGCTTGGCTGAGATTTACCGTGATGCAGAAGACATGTACAAGTGTCAAGATGTCATTGATAAGTTCATTGACTTTGCAAGATCTCAAGGGGATACTTCGCAATACATCGAAGCTCTCAGTGTCATCTTGCCCGGGAGTCCGATTTACCCTGCTCTCGAGGGTCGCGTTCCACACCCAGCCAAAACCTACGAGACCATGGCGCAGATGATTGAGACAGACGAGAAGAAGCGCATAAATACACTCATTGGCGAACGACGGACAAGGATCGGCGCGCGCCTGACTGAGGTCACTCTCGAGGTCAAGCGTGAAGTCATAGCTCAGAGCAAGCTCGAGTTCGTCTACCACCAGCTGATCAACTGGACGAACGATGACGATCTCCGGCGGAAATATGAAGAAAAGCTTCTCCAGTACTGCTACGACCGGCTCCTGGTCGCACCACACGGCCCGGAAAAGGGTCAGGCTCTTCAAGCTGTCCTGAAACTGGCGCTTGACATGGTCATCATCAAGCACCCCTTCCGGCTTGCCTGGGAGATTGCCATTGACTACAAGGACGCCAAAGAGATCAAGGAATGGGACGTCAATATGCTGAGAGACTATTGCACGTTCTTCCCCGAGACCGATCTCTACAAAGTCATTACCGGCTTTCTTACGAGTAGCATCTCTCCCTTCCCTAAGCCAACACCGGCGGCTCTCGAAGCGGAGGAAACCGAGGAGGAGAGCGAGGACGACGAGGGAGGCGGCGTTTCCATGGTGCCTCTCACAGAACAGGATAGAATCCTTATGATGACTGAGGGCATCACTACGTCGAACTCACTATTCGCTCACCGATTGATGGGAGAGTACTACCAGCATTTAGAGGAATACGAAACGACGGTTGAACTGATGCGAAAGTCGATGGGACACATCAAAACGGAGAGAAACAAGACCGGCATGTCGTTCCAGAATACCCACGATGCCTTCTCTTTGTACTTGGCAACAGGGTTGGTGTTCTTCCAGTCACCGAGACATCACACTGAGGCCAAGTCGCTGTTTGAAGGGGTTCTATCACATGATCCGTCGTCTACTCCAGCCTTGATTGGTGTCGGTCTCATCtacgaagaggaggaggattaCGACGACGCCATAGATTTCTTTGGGCGTGCTCTGGAGAGAGACCCCTCCAACCTACGGGTCAAGACCGAATCTGCCTGGGTCCAGGCGCTCAAAGGAGACTTTGAGACTGCAAAGGCAGAGCTGGAGGATTCGCTGCCTCTCATCGAGGAGATGCCTACGCCTTCGAAGGAGCTTCTCGCGCAGACACAGTATCGACTAGGTTCATGCATCTGGAACATTGACACATCAAAGGCAGCACGCAAAAGCCGCACCGGCGCTTACTTGTACTTCTTGGACGCCCTAAAGAACAATCTCAACTTTGCGCCAGCCTACACGAGTCTCGGTGTCTACTACGCCGACTACGCCAAAGACAAGAAGAGAGCCAGACGCTGCTTCCAAAAGGCTGTAGAGCTCTCTGCCTCCGAGGTCGAAGCCGCCAAGCGTCTTGCTGAGTCTTTTGCTGACGAGGGCGACTGGGACAGAGTCGAGCTTGTGGCGCAGCGTGTGGTTGACTCTGGAAAGGTCAAGCCGCCCCCGGGCTCGAAGAGGAAGGGCATCAGCTGGCCCTTCTCTGCCCTTGGCGTGGCAGAGCTGAACAAGCAGGATTTCCACAAGTCTATCGTGTCTTTCCAGTCTGCACTGAGAATCCACCCAGAGGACTACCACTCGTGGGTCGGCCTGGGCGAAAGCTACTACTCTTCCGGCCGATACATCGCAGCCACCAAGGCGATTCTCAACGCCCAGAAGCTGGAGGAGACTGCGCCTGCCGAGACTCTGGGCGACACTTGGTTCACCAAGTACATGCTTGCTAATGTCAAGCGTGAGCTAGCTGAATTCGATGAGGCCGTCGCTCTGTACCAGGATGTCATTGAGGGCCGCCCTGATGAGGACGGAGTTGCCATTGCCCTAATACAGACCATGGTTGACAGTGCTCTCGACAGTGTGGAAAAGGGCCTGTTTGGCAAGGCGGTGCACCTCGCCATCGACACGATAGACTTTGCATCAAAGGCCGCTCCTAGCGTCACCGAGACCTTCAACTTCTGGAAGTCGCTCGCGGATGCTTGCTCCGTCTTTTCCGCGGTACAAAGCCGAGCGGTTGACTTCCCAGCAGATGTAATCATGACACTAATCGACAGTGGCGACAAGGAGGCATATGACCTCTTTGCCGACGTGGATAACGTCGGAACCGGTGTCATATCTGCAAAGGGCTTGTTCTCTGAAGATGAGAGACTTGGTGTTGATCTGACAAGATGCATCCACGCAACCATTTTGTGTCATAAGCGGGCAATCCACGTCTCTGCAAACGACTTGCATGCCCAAGCAGTCGCATATTACAACCTTGGCTGGGCCGAGCACCGGGCTCACATTTGCCTGCCCTCGAGCATCAGAAAGAAGTCGAGCGTCTACTTGAAGACGGCCATGAAGTGCTTCAAGCGAGCCATTGAACTGGAAGCCGGTAACCCGGACTTCTGGAACTCTTTGGGTGTCGTCACGAGCGAGGTCAACCCGGCCGTCTCGCAGCACTCGTTCGTTCGCAGCTTACACCTGAACGAGAGAAGCCCGGCAGCCTGGACCAACCTCGGCACCCTCGCCCTTCTCCAGAACGACGTGCAGCTCGCGAACGAAGCCTTTAACCGGGCGCAGTCAACTGATCCCGACTACGCGCACGCGTGGCTCGGCCAGGGTTTTGTGGCACTCTTGTACGGAAAGGTCAAGGAGGCCAGGGGCCTGTTCACGCACGCCATGGAGATCGCCGAGGCATCGTCGGTGCTCACCAGACGCCAGTACTCGGTGGCCGTGTTCGACTTCATCCTGGGCACGACGTCTGCCAACATCGCCTCCCTGATTCAGCCCATCTTCGGCCTCGGCCAGCTCAACAGCCTGAAGCCACAGGACCTCGCGTACGGACACCTGTCGGCCATGTTCCTGGAGCGGACCCATGATACGGGAAAGGCGGTGGAGACGCTGGAGAAGATCTGCGGCATTCTCGAGTCCGACTACGAGGTCACTGAGTCCCCGCAGTCCCTCGCGCATTTCGCGCTGGCCAAGACCGACCTGGCGAGGTCCTACCTTGCCGCAGGCGCGTTCGAGCAGGCTATCGAGTGCGGCGAGATGGCCATCCAGCTGAGCGCCGACGAGTCCGACAACGAGCTGAGCAGGGAAGAGCGCAAGAAGGCGCGACTTTCGGCGCACTTGACCGTCGGGCTGGCGCAGTACTACAGCGAGGATGTTAACGAGGCGCTCCTGTGCTTCGAGTCGGCGCTCGAGGAGTCCGACAACAACCCCGATGCGGTCTGTCTCCTCGCGCAGGTGCTCTGGGCCACGGGCGCCGAAGAGTCCCGCGAAAAGGCTCGTGTCGCGCTATTCGAGGTCATTGAGAAACAGCCCGACCACGTCCAGTCCGTCCTCCTGCTCGGCGTCATCGCCATCCTGGACAACGACGAGGAGTCGGTCGAGGCCGTCGTGTCGGAGCTGCAGGGGCTGCGGACGAGCCACAACGTCGGAGACGCGGAGCAGTCGCAGATCGGCGAGGTTCTCAACGCTATCGCGAAGCTCGGGGATTCGAGCACGGAGGAAGATGTCATGACGCAGATCCAGACGGATATCATGCTCTATCCTCACCTGCCTCACGGCTGGTCGAACCTGGCCGAGTTTAGCGGGGAGCAACATGCGGCGGCGATGGCGTTGACTGTGGCTAAGAAGGCAGCGCCGCCTAGGGGTACGCTTGAGGCGGAGAGTTTGGCAAAGGCGTATGCTGGGACGGGAGTCGCGGCAGATGCGCAGACGGCCATCTTCTTGGCTCCTTGGAAGCCTGATGGTTGGAACTCTTTGCGAGAGGCTGTTTACGGCAGCTAG
- a CDS encoding RecQ mediated genome instability protein Rmi1 — translation MKDNMDCTSKIRSALQTQSFPTPSLPWTTTLTSRVPTPPLPSLIATAKARLLASDLTTPGLLDPSATASLPTTTTDQPELTLQRDVPCQVLDVENLSLSRWEQVEELEAVARGEQTTGRRVVRLVAATEEPEYDNIDEGTGGGGNAVRAGSRAIQPQQQQRRNATHRLILQDFKGNKIYALELRRIDKIGIGSTNIGEKIVLKKGTVVARGTVLLEPDKCAMLGGKVDAWQKAWIEGRMARLKEIVKGER, via the coding sequence ATGAAAGATAACATGGACTGCACATCCAAGATACGCTCCGCTCTCCAAACCCAATCCTTCCCGACCCCCTCCCTACCCTGGACCACAACCCTGACCTCGCGCGTCCCGACCCCCCCTCTCCCCTCCCTCATCGCGACCGCCAAAGCCCGCCTCCTCGCCTCGGACCTCACGACGCCGGGCCTCCTCGACCCCTCCGCCACCGCGAGTCTCCCCACGACAACCACCGATCAACCCGAGTTGACTCTGCAACGAGACGTCCCCTGTCAGGTTCTCGACGTCGAGAACCTGAGCCTCTCGCGCTGGGAACAGGTCGAGGAGCTCGAGGCAGTCGCGAGGGGGGAGCAGACGACGGGGCGGAGGGTGGTGAGACTTGTTGCTGCCACTGAGGAGCCCGAGTATGATAATATCGACGAGGGCACCGGCGGCGGTGGGAATGCTGTTAGGGCGGGTAGTAGAGCCATCCAACCACAACAGCAGCAGAGACGGAACGCTACCCACAGGCTGATATTGCAAGACTTCAAGGGCAACAAGATTTACGCGCTGGAGCTCAGAAGGATAGACAAGATTGGGATCGGGAGCACAAATATCGGCGAGAAGATTGTGCTCAAGAAGGGGACGGTCGTGGCGAGGGGCACGGTGTTGCTAGAGCCGGATAAGTGCGCGATGCTTGGGGGCAAGGTCGATGCGTGGCAGAAGGCTTGGATCGAGGGGCGGATGGCGAGGTTGAAGGAGATTGTCAAGGGGGAAAGGTGA